CATTCCCGATGTAGCCTCACAGATTCAAATGAATGTCAAAAGGGCTATTGAAGGAATGACCGGCCTTAGTGTAGTGGAAGTAAATGTCCATGTACAGGGAGTAGCTTTCGCTAACACTGAGCAAAAGGAAGAAGAAACCAATCGCGTCAGATAAATTAAAAAGGAATAACCCAAAGCCGGAACCGATGTGCTCATTGGTTCCGCATTTTATATTTATAACTCAATAGAACTATAGTATCATTGGAAAAAGTCTTTTATTTTTGTGCTCTTTATAGTATTATAGAAAAAAGGAGGGCGTGGCATGACCCCCTTTGACCGTAGTTTACTGATTATCTATACATTAATCATGACTGTATTGACTTCGCTGCTACTATTTATAGTTACTGGCTGGTGGCAGCAACCCTTGTACTTTCTCTGGCATAGTCCCTATGTACCCAATGGCCAAATCTACCTTGCCATATTCTGTGGTGTCATGCTCATCATAGGATTACGTCTTTTCTGGATATCCTTAAGCCGGCGTAATTCAGCCAAGGCCATTGTGCATGATTATAGGTTGGGTCAGGTACGTATTTCTGTACTGGCTATCGAGAACTTAGTAAAAAAAGTAGTTTACCAGATACCCGGTGTCAAGGAAGTTAAACCACGGGTGGTGGAGCACCACAAAGGCATGGGCTTGCATATCCGGGCGGTGGTCGCACCTGATATCAGCATACCAGAGGTCAGCCGTGAGATTCAGCAAAGGGTACAAGAATACATAGCTCAAACAACCGGTATTACAGTAAACGAAATCAAAGTAATTGTTGACAATATATCAACCACCCGTCCCCGGGTAGAATAACCGAGGAGGGTGATCACCATGTGGTTAAAATACTTAAGCTACCTATGGGAAAATCATCGAGGGAAAACCTTAGGGGTTGCCCTGGGTCTTTTATTTGGTCTTTTGGTGGTAATTATTGGCTTTTTTAAAGCGGTTTTTGTGGCCCTTTGTGTTATTCTAGGGTATTTTATTGGCAAGGGGGTGGACGAAAGTTTCGATTTTCGGGGAGCTTTCCACCGACTTTTTCGGGACCGTTGGTGACATCGGGGCTTGATTCATGTAAAATAACAAGATGGATAAACTAGGGTTAATACTAAGACTTTTTGAGGAGGTCCTAACTTGGGTAGAAGGCAGGCCAGAGAAACTGCGCTGCAGGCACTGTTTCAAATTGATGTGGGAAAAAATGATCCGGATTTTGCAATCAATAATACTGCAGAAGAGTTTGGGGCCGGTCCCCAGGAATTGGAATTTGCAAGACAATTAGTTAAAGGGACCCTGGAGCATATAGAAGAGATTGATCAAATGATTAGCAGGGTTAGCAAGGAATGGCAATTAAGCCGCATGGCTAATGTAGACCGCAATATTATGCGTTTGGCCTTGTATGAAATAAAGTACAGACAAGATATTCCCAATAATGTCTCGGTCAACGAAGCAGTGGAATTGGCCAAGATATTCGGCGGTAGCGAATCCAGCAAGTTTGTTAATGGGATTTTAGGCAAATTTATTCGGGATGAAGAGGAGCATACAGCCCAACCCAAACAAGGCTAATACCAAAGGAATTACTAATTTTCCATTGGAGTAGATAAAGAAAAGTTTTTACAGAATTAATTTATTGAAGATTTTTAATGTTTGGAGAGGAGGAGACCAGGATTGTACAAGATAGTGGCAAAAAAGACTCTGGCACCAGCTATTCATGAATATGATATCCTTGCTCCTAAAGTGGCCAAAAAAGCTAAAGCAGGGCAATTTATTATTGTGCGGGTGGATGAGAATGGGGAAAGAATTCCCCTGACCATTGCCGATTTTAACCGTGAAGCAGGTACCGTTACCATTGTATTTGCTGAGGCTGGATATTCCACCAAGAAATTAGCCCAGTTAAATGCCGGGGATGCAATTCAGGATTTTGTGGGTCCCTTGGGAGTTCCTTCCCATATAGAGAAATTTGGTAAAGTAGTGATGGTGGCAGGGGGTGTCGGTGTTGCCCCAGTATTCCCCATTGCCAGGGAAATGAAGGCAGCGGGTAATCAGGTGCTTGGCATTATGGGTGCCCGTAACAAGGAGCTTATTTTCTGGGAAGATAAAATGAAAGAAGCTTGCAGT
This region of Desulforamulus ferrireducens genomic DNA includes:
- the amaP gene encoding alkaline shock response membrane anchor protein AmaP, producing the protein MTPFDRSLLIIYTLIMTVLTSLLLFIVTGWWQQPLYFLWHSPYVPNGQIYLAIFCGVMLIIGLRLFWISLSRRNSAKAIVHDYRLGQVRISVLAIENLVKKVVYQIPGVKEVKPRVVEHHKGMGLHIRAVVAPDISIPEVSREIQQRVQEYIAQTTGITVNEIKVIVDNISTTRPRVE
- a CDS encoding DUF2273 domain-containing protein, translated to MWLKYLSYLWENHRGKTLGVALGLLFGLLVVIIGFFKAVFVALCVILGYFIGKGVDESFDFRGAFHRLFRDRW
- the nusB gene encoding transcription antitermination factor NusB — protein: MGRRQARETALQALFQIDVGKNDPDFAINNTAEEFGAGPQELEFARQLVKGTLEHIEEIDQMISRVSKEWQLSRMANVDRNIMRLALYEIKYRQDIPNNVSVNEAVELAKIFGGSESSKFVNGILGKFIRDEEEHTAQPKQG
- a CDS encoding sulfide/dihydroorotate dehydrogenase-like FAD/NAD-binding protein; the encoded protein is MYKIVAKKTLAPAIHEYDILAPKVAKKAKAGQFIIVRVDENGERIPLTIADFNREAGTVTIVFAEAGYSTKKLAQLNAGDAIQDFVGPLGVPSHIEKFGKVVMVAGGVGVAPVFPIAREMKAAGNQVLGIMGARNKELIFWEDKMKEACSELLVTTDDGSYVRKGFVTDVLRESIEQDGKPDLVMAIGPLPMMRAVANLTKEYGIKTMVSLNSIMVDGTGMCGACRVTVGGETKFVCVDGPEFDGHLVDFEEQLMRSRQYKTEEQLALNRGGCGCGGGGKCHG